The Vitis vinifera cultivar Pinot Noir 40024 chromosome 8, ASM3070453v1 genome segment ATGTCAATGTGGAAGCTGTTGGATTTTCCACATGCAGAGATCACTCTAGAGTCGCAAATATTGGTTGGGGTGCCAAATTGCTTCTCTTTTGGTGCTTAAATAGACCATGGTAGAGGTAAAACTATGATCAAGTAATCAGTTTTTTATGCCATAACagtgatattaaaattttctttatttccttgATTCAAGATAAGCATATATTTTTCTTGAGAAATTGAGTTGAGATTGAAACGTCTTCCAAGAAGCTGATAACACTCCATGGATTTTTGTTGAGGAATTGCTAACATGTGGACTTTGTGAGATCCGAAGCTGTGAAAGGATCTTTTAACCCGTGAATAGTGCTAGTATCAGCAGTCTAAgcttttatgttatttattactTAGAGAGTTTTGCCCTGCTGCTAGTAGGGCAAAGTTTTACTTTCAGCTAAAACAGTCGAGTGGTATAATTCTTGCATATTTATAGTTTTCATTCCCCAGAAATATGTCTCCTTCAAAGTGACATTTAAGTCCTTATCATTATGTATACTGCTCATCTCATGGTTCAATACCATCTAATTCCCTAgctatttttaacttttacatCTTTTCCGGTGACCCTTGACCTCTTTCAACTAATGCTTCCTCTCAGGAAAGGCAAAATTTTAGACCCCACTACATTGAAATCCATTTCTAGGATcgattatgaaataaaatagcCATCTACCACAATTTGGGCGACCCAACTTTTTTTTCCAGAAAATTTCTGTTAAAGAGCATGGACATAAAGGTCATTAACTCATTTACCATTTGGGACTACAGTGATCTTGCCCAGACTCCAAAGAAAGATGGCCCGAGATAAAAGGGGGTTTGTAAAAGGGAAGGGCGACCAAAGGGCCTTGATGGGCGCAGAGAGGCGCAACGAGGGTCAAGATGCACCTGCTTTGCATTATTGATTCTGACTGTAGGGACAAGAGAAACAACCCATGCATGGGCCGaatgccttttttttctttttcttttttcctctccCTCTTCTGTTTGTTGCTTTGCCTTTGGGAGTTAAAGCCATGGAAAGCACTCAGATAATGAAAAGAAAGGACTGTCAAACGTGCCGGATCTGGACACTTGCTTGTGGACAAAATCCTTCATTTCATAGCCACCCAAATCTGCTGCGGCTGAAATTATGTAGGCGAACGTGATTCTTTTTTTCACGCCCCTGACTTCTCAATCAATTCCAAATGGGTCCCCGATTGTGAAGAGACCGTTTTGTGCCATCCTGATATATAATGACACTGGTGTTCTAACTGATACATATTGAAAATTAGACGCATGATTTGCTTGAATATTCACAAAGAGAAGTGTAACCAATCATCAATCTGTGTCGACAGTTTGGTCCTACTTGATGCTAAAAGACCTGATCATGGTCCACTTCCTTAGACATCTGCCTTGGTCATGGCTGTGGGACAAATACGAGGGAGAGAGTGGGCATGGAGAAGAGGAGGATGGGCAAATCAGTCAGTGAAATACTCCATAAAGGCCAAACATTCCTCAGACTCTTGAGTTCATTCATTCGGGGCATTCCGTAATGGCAGAAGGCCAAAACTCAACCGAAGCAATCATCATGTCTGCACTCTCCACCCTTTCCGCTACCCAAATCTCACACCTGACTCGCTGCGTTTACTCGATTCTCCGCTACCACCACCTCCGCCTCTCCTCTCTTCTCTCCTCCCCTACTATCTTCGCCCACACCCTCCACCACCTCCACTCCATCTCTCTCCCCCATAAAACCCTCCTCATCGCCCGCCACCTCCTCTCCACCCTCCATCACCTCACCCGCTTCTTCCAGTCCACCGTCCCTCCTCCATACTCCCGCACTTCCCTCAAATTGCGTGACCTTGACGCCGTCTtgctcctcctcctcctctgcCAGCTCCGCCAGCACGACCCTCAAGCCCTCGAAACTTGCCCATCCGAGTGGCGTACTATTCTCTGCACCCATTTCTCCAAAACCATGTTGTCGCTTTCGGGCACTGGAGCCACCAGCGGTGCAGTTCTGATTCCGTACATCGAGGTCGCAGCACGGTGCCGGAGGTTCGTTGGGGCAGTCCTGAGTGGCGGCGGCGGCGGGGGAGGAGAGAAGTTGGGGAGGGAGGTGGGGGCATCGACAGCGTCGGTGGTGGCTCTGCCGTCGGTCGAAGTAAGCGATGGTGGAGTGGAGTGCGTGATCTGTAAAGAGGAAATGCGGCAAGGCAGAGATGTGTGCGAGTTGCCATGTGAGCACCTGTTCCACTGGATGTGCATTTTGCCTTGGCTGGTCAAGAGGAACACCTGTCCTTGTTGCAGGTTCCAGTTGCCGTCCGATGATGTGTTCGCAGAGATCGAACGGCTCTGGGACGTTGTAGTGAAGTCAAGCAGTGTGAATCCTCATGGTGAATGTACATGATGGGTTGACGATGCGGACTAAGCTGATGTAAAGTACACGTGTCAGAATCAGATAGCACATAAATGTTGTATATGAGGATGAGGTTACGAGTGGGAAGTGGTTGGGGCCCGCTGCTGGAAATGAATGGGTGGTGATGGATGGGCTATATATAATATGAGGGTTAACTTGTAAGTTGTGGGATGATAGATAACACGTCCTTTTTCCTAATAAATAACGAATAAGGCACAAGGCATTTCCTGTTTCCCGGTGTCAGGGGTGTGTGGTCAGGGCTATGGCCaaatcttcttttcttttcttgtctttttatTCGTTTCTTGGAAAGAAATTAATGAGGGAGAATGACATGGTGACATAGGATACTGAATGTTAAATCATTTGGGGGTTAGTTGCCAGAACCGCACCATCCACAATGATAATGGTTCAATGGCTATGTTCCTCTTCGCGTGGATGCCCCTCCTACCATACTCTTTCCATCTTTGTTTCTACGCTACATATATAAACACTATAATATTCGCTGttattttctgaattttttttagtaaaattctttttaaaatttttaaaatgttcttCCTTGTCGTAATCATGCATACACCTTCACCATACAattattaaggttttttttttaattagactTTAACCACATGATATGTAACAATTCATTTCAATCTTGTGCATATTATTCGTATTAAGTTCAAAGGATCTTCACAATTTTAAAACTGTGAATTAGGATCTTCACAAATTCACAGGATTATGGGATCAAACCACTCGTCATAAGCTCAAATAAACCCCCATACTAGGATTAAAGATTGACTCTAACTCTAAACCTAAAATGCGTCAATATAATTACGAGAAACTCAAACTTATATAATGTTAAGAATTTGCTCTTCTATCCGATGTAATATatcatctaataaaaaaatattatacattttTACAATAGTTTGTGAACAcgttaacttattttcttttctactttatttctcattttttaatctttatttttattttataccaaTAAGATATTTATCGAAAATAAATGATATAgggaagaaaattattttggattgaCTCTCTACATTGCTTCTATGATACAAATATAaggacaaataaataaatattgataaatcTACTCacatttatatctattttttaagtTGGTTCTATGATATAATTATGACGACAATTATTGACAAATCTAATGGCTTTTTAATGGACTCTTTAGCTATGACCCAATtctaataaaacaattaaatataGAGATATGacatcaatttaattatatatatatataaataaataaaaccttttCTCTGTATCTTTTCCATTTCATCTCCCTCTTTTTCCCAAGCCATACTTGTGGGAAGCACCTGAGCTTGTATTGGTTTTATTGTCTTAGCATGATTGTTGACTTAGCTTGGCTTCTATGCAAAGTTAAGAACAAAAATCATTATAgtataatttatgataataataaataaataaagaaaattaacagGTTTTTGGTAATAATGTAGATACAAACAAAGtagtgttttgaaaaatagttttaaaaaatattttgtgtgataaaagtctatttaaaaaaaattaaaatgttttctatggtttaaaaatattttatatttatattgatttattttttaaaaaaaaacaattctaaaaagcaactaaaaaaaatattttatgaaaatatcttattttctgattttaaaacaaaaaaactattttttattttttggttgtcaaatatatatatatttaaataattgacggacaaaattttaaactctttttagaaagcatttttgagaataatttaaaaaaaaaaaaggtttttggaacctgttcttatatttttaaaaataatttattttttgaaaacttaaaatattttatgattttaattttttttaagaatgacTTTTTTCCATagtattgtatttttaattattctttatgtcttgtctttttttttttttttagaatccaaaaattgttttaaaaaataattgctaAACAGGTTTTGCAAGAACTCTCCACTACATCTTCCAATATGTGAAGCTTTCATACCGCCTTGCTATCAATTCGCCTCTCTCtcatctattttaaaatttgtctttCGCTTCAAATTTCTATGTTTTATGATTTatctaatattttcatttttcaatttcaagaGTGAGGAATTTTGGAGTAGTCTAAACTCTAATGGGTTGGATCATAGAGCCCTAAATAAATGGGCTTGATTAAAGCCCATAATCATTGCACAAGCATAACAGCAGGATATCTTCCGAACTTAAGAAGCCATCCTGATAAGTTTAGCCCATTCCAGCTTTGGTCCCAACTCCTCATCTGATCTCAACATATCCTCACCCACTTGTTCTGGGCCCTGCCCATCCCAATCTGCAGACTCACCGCCTTCTTTccccacaaaataaaattaaaagccaAAAAGCAATAGCCCCCAAATCACTTTCAGTCACATGGCCATCTGAAATTTGAAGACGTGAACTGAGCCCTTTCAACTACGACAACCCAAATGAGTAAAAACAATAAGAGGTCTGATTGTATTTTATGATGGCTCCAGGCCCACTTTGAAGGCTTCTTCCCCCCCATATGAAAATACACTGACCCACTTAAATCATATTGACTCTGCTTTAACTTTAAGCCTCTTCccaattcattttctttgggAAAAGCTTGGTGGGTAGGATTTATAATAAGGTGCGCAGTGGAAAATCTCAAGTACAAGGGGTTGCCTTGCTCATCATATCTTTGAGTGCCATTCAAGCCAACTGTTGAATGAAACATATCAATCATCTCATATTGAAAAGCCCTGTTGTGTTTAATTCCCACTAAGCCACGTGTATTAGAAACATCTAAGCTTGATCTTTCCCCTCAAAGTTGTGATAATGTTCTCTTGTGAAAATAAATGAGCAGGGTTTTGTAggatttttgtccacaagaggAATAGGAATAGGAACATGGGAATTGATTAAATCAGAGCTGAACCAACACATGAAGGGGGAAGAAAACAATGCAGGGACATCACGTGACAACATCAGCTGTATCCATCGGTGTTTAATGTCGCGACgccttcaaaattttaaatgtagTGGTGACTTCAGGCCCTCTTTCCTACGCACTAACAAACGCACAAAGATGCATATAATCTAATGATATAAATATACCTACACAACATGAATCTCCATTTATAGAGTTTGATGACCTCATACATTTTGCCCAAATTCATACTGTACAGTTCAAATTGGATATTAAGTATTGAGAATTGAGGATTGACCCACAGAATATTAGGCACCCAACTCAACCCCATGTCTTAAAAAGGGGTAATCTACCCATGAATCAAAGCTAGTACTTTAAACAGTGGCAGTGAGAAAGATAAAATGGAGAGGTGAGTGAAAGGAGGACCGAATGTGGAGAGTGGTGATAGATATAAAGCATCAGAGGTTTGGGCGAATAGGCCAAGCTCTGGCCTTGTTCTCCTCTAACAAAGTAACATGTTTGTTTTCTACTCAAGCAAAGATTCTCCTATTTGAGGTAAGGAGAGCATTTAACAAATCTCGGGTGTGATAAATATTTTGCCAAATTTTTCTGCATTTTTGGTTAAGGAGTGATCTGAAGGAGTGATAGGTCTGCTAGTGGTGAGTATTTTTTGAGCTTTTTGGATTATAGTTTGGTTTGGGTCTTTGGAATTGCGGTCATCAAAGTCGCTGAGCCAGggagaaagggaaggaaatgatAGCTTGTGGGAATGTAGATGCGAAATGGAGGTGGGTTCTTGTTGGTCTATCTGTTGCTGCCTCtctgactctctctctctctctctctctctctctctatccctTTCTCACATTTTGTGAAATGGCTGTCTCTCTTTCTCAGTGAAAAGAAGATGGAGGAAGATGATCGTTTGAGAACATTAGAGTGCTTGAGAGGAAGATTACTTGCAGAGAGAGTAGCTTCAAGGACAGCCAAAGAGGATGCGGAGCTCATGAGCAACAAGGTTTGTCCTTTCTCACACCTCTTCATTTGTAATTGTAGGCTGTGAAATGCATTGTCTCTTAATCACTCGttctgctctctctctctctctctctctctctcttttccaaaattcattgGAGGGCACAGTTGATCGAGCTTGAGAGCAAGTTAAAAACAGAGATCAAAGCAAGGAACAGGGCTGAAAAGAGGCTTAAATTCTTAATGAAAAAGCTCGATTCTTTGAAAATCCCATTTGCCTCAGAGGGATCAGAACAGTCCAGTTCATCAGATAACAGCGAAATCTCCTGCCAATCATCCATAACCTCCTCAGCCACCAAAAAcccagaagaaaaagagtccaAATCTCAAATTCCAAACTCTCCCAAATGCGAGATAGAAGAAAAGCTAGAGAAACCAGACTCCCCAACAATCTCACAAGACTCTACTGAACTTCAATCGAACCCAAGCTCCAAAGATATCAAGAACGATGAGCACAGGTATTTAATCCAAACCTGCATActtatttcaaacttaatttccaattatGAATTTCAGAAACATCAGTTAGACTAATGTAGGATTTGCTTTATCTTTTAAGATTAAAGTAgcataaaaaattgataatgtGGTATCTATCAGCTCTGGTAGCCAAAAATCTTCAGAGGCAGAGATGGAGATCAATGGAGACATGAATGAGGAGGAGAACATAGACAATTCACTGGCATTGGTTCCGGTGAGCATTCCGACGGAGTCACCGGTGGAAGTAGATGTCGGAGAAGTGCTAGCAGCACTGAGGCATGCTAGAGAAAAGATTCAGAGGTCAATGGGAACAAGGCATATGATTAATGTTGGGTCAATTGGAACTCGCATATGCTAATAGTAATAATGTCCTTCTTAACATCTAAGTCACGTCTAGGACGGGAGAGATAACCTGTGCATAAAGCCGGACCCTTGGATCTGCGGTCAACTTTCATAGTCTTAGCCGTTAGATGCCTTGACCTTGAGATCCAAAAGTTCTGtatgtatttttcttcttctctactcaagctttttgaatttgaatctGATATTTTTGGATGTGGTCATCTGAGTCTTGTGACTGGCATGGTTGCATTTAAGTAAGTTGGGCTAAGATTCACAAACCCAACTGGGCCGTGGCCCAAAAAAGTGAAGAGATTGGGCTTCTTACCAAGACAACATATCGATCCCGAGTACAGATGGGGGCTCTTAAACTCAGAAGCCCATGGGCTAGAATTTCATGAAGCCCAAAAAAACTGTGGATGAATGAGGTCGGCAGATTGAGATTAGGGTATCCATAATAGACCGATTTAGACCCATAACCAACCCATCTATAACTAGATCAATGTCCCATTAGCTGGTTCACAGCCTAAACCCAATTGGGGGTCCCACCGCAAAACCCTAGAAAAGTTTTGGGATTTTGCCCtaaattgatttgattgttaGAAGATAAGTTCACACTGGACCctagattaaaagaaaaaaaaaaggtggggggAGGGgtcattttcaatttaaaaaaagtaGGGCAATGTGGTTAGGTAATGGGTCCAGGAAAGAAAGACCCATTTGCCTTCCACTAAAGGGTGAAGAGCTGAGCCTAGAATGTCCCATTCCTGCTACCTACTTTTGCTTAAAAGGAAGCGTAACATAATGTGACCTTTTATTGTGAAAACTTTTTCCAATGCTTTGCTATTTTGGTGAGTCTGATTTGCTACACCCATCCACTTAGCTATTAAGTATTAATGCTTCATAAAGTTTGAGCCATCCACCTCATTGCTGAAGCTATTAATTTTTAGGTTGTGGGGTTCCTAGATGACAATTGATCAAATCCATTTCAAGCCCCACTGGGTCCCCATTAATTATTTCTATACAATAAATGTCCCCccttttcaaattcttcttaaatttctcactttttttttcttttcctctttttaaaATGTGGGAATTCCAACAAATCCCTTTGTTTTTATGTATCATACTTGGTTAGGTCTTATTGATCTCAATTCGACTTGGGGTTACTAAAGAGTTAGTGATTTTTGAGATGTGTATGCATTTATTATCGTCAAAGCTAAATGAATGACTAATAGGTGAAATTTAGATGAatattaaagagaaaattttgaaaaaagaaaattagaatgTAAGCACAAAATAAGAGAACCTTCAAATGCAAAGGAGGGTTCAAATGTCCCACAAAGATGAAAGATTGAATGTTAAGTTTATTGTATGTTTGATTAttggaaattttgaagaaaaaaaaacaaatgaaaaagatTAATGatgcaaaataaaagaaaaaaaaatcatttcattgatatttttttatttctttattatttttcaactaaaatattaagatttttaCTAGTTAGCATGTTctcctaaattaattttatcgaGGTACAATCATTATATCGATTCAACTcctgattatttgtttttagtcTATTCCTTATTTTGTTCTTTCATGGACCAAAGATCTATGAGCATGGTGTAGCATGTGGATACACCTCGTACAATCATAATATAGATGAAATTAAGAACTCTTAATTATGAGGAAGCATGATATGGGAAGAAAAGAATTACAACTACATTTAAAATGGCAAAGTCAATTTTGTCACATGCATAAGAATTTTATCACACACCCATTCCATAAGAataagattttcttttcttgtctcgattcaatttaaaaatatcaaaccaTCACATGTGCCCAAAATCCAATAATGTTTCTTAATCtaaaatcaacattttttttttttatagatcgaataattttttctaattttaactTCAATTCTTTCATGACATCGAACTTCCATTTGTCATTTAGCTATTTGTCAAAATGATAATATTGGTAACAGCTAAGTGTCATGGATTTAGATCTCTCCTAAACTAAACATGGTGTCTCTGACATAGGCCTATATTGATTATATTGGTTGACATTTCAAAGTTTGAATTATCATAGGTAGTCTCATCTTATGATGTGTGAATTGTGGGAGGGGAGTAGGCAAGGGATAAAGAAAGCAGAAGCAGAGAATCTGAAAagtaaatgaagaaaataataataataaggggTGGTGAAGGAAAGAGGAAGGAGGGAAaaccggaaaaggggcgaaaAGGGTGGGTTGATGCTGATGAATGTGGAACATCTCAAAATCTCAGCCATGCAAAATGAGAAAGGCATATGGCCacaaaagcataaaacaaaaaacaagaaagtgAGAGGAAGCAAAAATGTCAGAATTTGCACTagtttaaaacattaaaaatctcattattttgCATCTCAGATCTATCTGACAACAATATAAAGATCTTCTGCCGAAAAATTCCAAACCCTTCTCTTATCCATTGCTCCCCCTGCTCTCTCTCATACAGCAACAGCCTCTGCCACTATCAAATCTATATGGGTTTGTCCAGCTAAGGCTGTTGTTTGAAAGATGACATATACGGAAGGTCCAAACGCATTCAACCCAGATTCAAGGTACACACAACCAGCACACCTCCATATTCTCTGAACTCACTTTAAAACTGCTGCTTTTTTGTCCCGGAACACATTTCCCCTTCGTTTTGCCCATACCCCTTTGGTCCTTTTTTCAGATTTGTACTTATTAATGGTGTCTGGGTTTAGTGGGTATATAGTTTCAGGACCTGGGGTTGTGGGTTTGGAGCATAAGCAGAAGCTGGACTTGAGATTGGGTTTGGGTCTTTTTGTTAATCTTGTTCTGGGTTTGATGAATTTCCTGATTGCTGGGTCATTTGGATGAGAAATGTAAGGTTATGATATCAATCTATTTCATGAAAATGGTTAAACCCTGTTGGAAGCCGTCCGTAGAAGGTGATGGAACTCGCGGAAAAGGAGATTCCAGTGGTCGAGTTGATGGGTTGTTGTGGTATAAGGACCTGGGCCAACATATTAACGGTGAATTCTCAATGGCTGTGATTCAGGCCAATAGTTTGTTGGAGGACCAAAGCCAGCTCGAGTCCGGGCCCTTGAGTTTCCTGGATTCGGGGCCTTATGGGACCTTCATTGGTGTATATGACGGACATGGAGGGCCAGAGGCTTCCCGCTTTGTTAATGAAAACCTCTTCCCCAATCTTAAGAGTATGTTTTCTTCCTAACTGCATTGctctttcttcattttgttttaaGCTCTTGTTCCAGTAGTTGGTGTTGCATCATCTTTTTGGTTTGTGGTCGGTCATCAATGAAGAGTTGCCTACCATTCTAGTTTTTCTAATTATCACCTATATTTTCTACTCTATTTCATAGTATATGATCACCATGAGCTGATCACTAAATATGGCTTGTGCTTGAGAAGTAGCTTGCACTATTACTGAAGCTTGAAGAGTTTGAGGTTATCAATGGATTACCTACATATCCTAAGTATTTTGTCAGTTGTATTACAAGGAATCAATCCCAAAAGAAAACCTTCATGATTAGCAGGTCCTAAAATTTCAACTGGTTGTAGAGGCAATGTCACAATTTCATGCACAACATATTTGAGTTTCAGTCTTCCCGGTTACTGTTACCGATTCTTTCTCTTTTGATGACCCAGTGAACCTGGATAGTCAAGTACTTACGACTTTATGCTGTTTGTGATGCAGAATTTGCAACCGAGCATCAAGAGATATCGGAAAGTGTTATTAGAAAAGCTTTCTCAGCAACAGAAGAGGGTTTTCTCTCACTTGTGAAGAAGCAGTGGCTCACTAAGCCACAGATTGCATCTGTGGGATCATGTTGTTTGGCAGGAATCATATGCAATGGACTGCTATATATTGCAAATGTTGGAGATTCCCGGGCTGTGCTTGGGAGGGCAGAAAGGGCCAGCAGAGAAGTCACAGCTATTCAGTTATCAACAGAGCACAATGCTAGCATTGAATCTGTGAGGGAAGAACTTCGGTCATTACACCCCCATGATAAACATATTgtggtcttaagacacaagGTTTGGCGTGTGAAGGGACTCATACAGGTAATTTCTTGGGTTCTCCATTTATTACTTGCATGCTCTACATAAAGCAGCTGGATTTCACGATACTTTTACTTATGAATGAGAAGCAGCTCTTTTATTAGGATTTAGAATTTCAATTGAGCAGTGCCACACACATTGATGAGGGATGGTTCCCAAACCATTATCTATGGATCACCTCATGTATATAGAGCTTCTTATCTTTCTTTGTCTTTGCAGGTTTCAAGATCCATAGGTGACGCATATCTTAAGAAGGCAGAGTTCAACAGAGAGCCTCTCCTGTCCAGGTTTAGATTGCCTCAACCCTTCATCGAGCCTATCCTTAGCTCAGAACCATCAATATCTGTACACAAAATCCGGCCTGAAGACCAGTTTATCATATTTGCTTCTGATGGCCTGTGGGAGCATCTTAGCAACCAGGAGGCGGTCAACATTGTCAACAATTACCCACGTAATGTAAGATTTTGGCCTCATAAAATCATATGCATTAATATTGATTACCTTTGACTGGTTGGTACAATCGTGTTCTAACAATTGATCAAGCATCAATATGATCATCAAAATACCTTGCTGCTACAGTAAGCAGCTCCAATAAGTTCCGGCTATCATCGCTTACACCTTGCAAAACcatcattttgttcatttttgcagttaaaacatttttacgatttcaataatattatattacataTTGCCAATTTGATAATAGGTAACTTACAAGTTGAGGAAGTCGTCAacttattacttttataatggTAAATAACTGAATAagggccaactgtctcaatttTACTGGTGACAATAATGTTGTTTCAAACTGCTATTACCTTTGTAA includes the following:
- the LOC104880042 gene encoding E3 ubiquitin-protein ligase SGR9, amyloplastic, with the translated sequence MAEGQNSTEAIIMSALSTLSATQISHLTRCVYSILRYHHLRLSSLLSSPTIFAHTLHHLHSISLPHKTLLIARHLLSTLHHLTRFFQSTVPPPYSRTSLKLRDLDAVLLLLLLCQLRQHDPQALETCPSEWRTILCTHFSKTMLSLSGTGATSGAVLIPYIEVAARCRRFVGAVLSGGGGGGGEKLGREVGASTASVVALPSVEVSDGGVECVICKEEMRQGRDVCELPCEHLFHWMCILPWLVKRNTCPCCRFQLPSDDVFAEIERLWDVVVKSSSVNPHGECT
- the LOC100854102 gene encoding uncharacterized protein LOC100854102, with the translated sequence MIACGNVDAKWSEKKMEEDDRLRTLECLRGRLLAERVASRTAKEDAELMSNKLIELESKLKTEIKARNRAEKRLKFLMKKLDSLKIPFASEGSEQSSSSDNSEISCQSSITSSATKNPEEKESKSQIPNSPKCEIEEKLEKPDSPTISQDSTELQSNPSSKDIKNDEHSSGSQKSSEAEMEINGDMNEEENIDNSLALVPVSIPTESPVEVDVGEVLAALRHAREKIQRSMGTRHMINVGSIGTRIC
- the LOC100241474 gene encoding probable protein phosphatase 2C 38 — protein: MISIYFMKMVKPCWKPSVEGDGTRGKGDSSGRVDGLLWYKDLGQHINGEFSMAVIQANSLLEDQSQLESGPLSFLDSGPYGTFIGVYDGHGGPEASRFVNENLFPNLKKFATEHQEISESVIRKAFSATEEGFLSLVKKQWLTKPQIASVGSCCLAGIICNGLLYIANVGDSRAVLGRAERASREVTAIQLSTEHNASIESVREELRSLHPHDKHIVVLRHKVWRVKGLIQVSRSIGDAYLKKAEFNREPLLSRFRLPQPFIEPILSSEPSISVHKIRPEDQFIIFASDGLWEHLSNQEAVNIVNNYPRNGIARKLVKTALQEAAKKREMRYSDLKKIDRGVRRHFHDDITVVVVFLDPLLIKRSSSSGCPFSIKGGVKAPAPAAEV